One genomic window of Rhizomicrobium sp. includes the following:
- a CDS encoding molybdopterin-dependent oxidoreductase → MSDRASRRGVLVRGTAALATLVLAGCTGIADAPWAVNLLGEVEKLTRRAQLLFAGGHALAPEFAKADIAAVFRPNGTLNPNTNDYNVHLSQGFKDWIIPVGGLVRNPLKLSLADIRKFPPRTQITRHDCVEGWSCIGQWTGAPLAAILALAGPKPEARYVVFYCADPMGTEDVDAQGNLIPPPFYYESLDLLEATHPQTILAYELNGEALPVANGAPIRVRAERQLGYKMPKYVQRIDLVASYDRIGGGKGGYWEDQGYQWYGGI, encoded by the coding sequence ATGTCTGACCGCGCCTCGCGCCGCGGCGTGCTCGTGCGCGGCACGGCCGCGCTCGCCACGCTGGTGCTGGCCGGCTGCACCGGCATCGCGGACGCGCCCTGGGCGGTGAACCTGCTGGGCGAGGTCGAGAAGCTGACGCGGCGCGCCCAATTGCTGTTCGCCGGCGGCCATGCGCTGGCGCCGGAGTTCGCCAAGGCCGACATCGCGGCGGTGTTCCGGCCCAACGGCACGCTCAACCCCAACACCAACGACTACAACGTCCACCTGTCCCAGGGCTTCAAGGACTGGATCATCCCGGTCGGCGGCTTGGTCAGGAACCCGCTCAAGCTGTCGCTCGCCGATATCCGCAAATTCCCGCCGCGCACCCAGATCACACGCCACGATTGCGTCGAGGGCTGGAGCTGCATCGGGCAATGGACCGGCGCGCCGCTGGCCGCCATCCTCGCCTTGGCCGGGCCGAAGCCGGAGGCGCGCTATGTCGTGTTCTATTGCGCCGATCCGATGGGGACGGAGGATGTTGACGCCCAAGGAAATCTCATTCCCCCTCCGTTCTATTATGAGAGCCTCGACCTGCTCGAGGCGACTCATCCACAGACGATTCTTGCCTATGAATTGAACGGCGAGGCCCTGCCGGTCGCGAACGGCGCCCCGATCCGGGTGCGCGCGGAGCGCCAACTTGGCTATAAAATGCCCAAATATGTGCAGCGGATCGATCTGGTCGCGAGCTACGACCGGATCGGCGGCGGCAAGGGCGGGTACTGGGAGGATCAGGGCTATCAGTGGTATGGCGGCATTTGA
- a CDS encoding VacJ family lipoprotein: MTRIPSFLAVLSLAAALSGCATTDPTGQNDPYEQTNRQIFDFDHSVDHAVARPVAVFYNHVTPGFVRDGIHNFLSNLDSPVIFANDLLQGETTRGSETLGRAVLNSTLGVGGVFDVAARMGIPGHGEDFGQTLAVWGADEGPYLVLPLAGPSNPRDVVGIGGDVALDPFTYLKWNNSTLFSMIRAGSEIVDLRARNVDNLDQIERTSVDLYATTRSLYRQHRNAEIRNGAPDTENLPNL; encoded by the coding sequence ATGACGCGTATTCCTTCCTTCCTCGCGGTTCTGTCGCTGGCCGCCGCACTGTCCGGCTGCGCCACCACCGACCCGACCGGTCAAAACGACCCTTATGAGCAGACCAATCGGCAGATTTTCGACTTCGATCACTCGGTCGATCATGCGGTCGCCCGCCCCGTCGCGGTGTTCTACAACCACGTGACGCCGGGCTTCGTGCGCGACGGCATCCACAACTTCCTGTCGAACCTGGATTCGCCGGTGATCTTCGCCAACGACCTGTTGCAGGGCGAGACCACCCGGGGCAGCGAGACGCTCGGCCGCGCCGTCCTCAATTCCACACTCGGAGTGGGGGGTGTGTTCGATGTCGCCGCCAGGATGGGCATTCCCGGCCATGGCGAGGATTTCGGCCAGACGCTGGCGGTATGGGGCGCCGATGAGGGGCCCTATCTCGTGCTGCCGCTGGCCGGCCCCAGCAATCCGCGCGATGTCGTCGGCATCGGCGGCGACGTCGCGCTGGACCCCTTCACCTACCTGAAGTGGAACAACTCGACCCTCTTTTCGATGATCCGCGCCGGCTCGGAGATCGTCGATCTCAGGGCGCGCAATGTCGACAATCTGGACCAGATCGAGCGGACCTCGGTCGACCTCTACGCCACGACGCGCAGCCTCTATCGCCAGCACCGCAACGCCGAAATCCGCAACGGCGCGCCGGACACCGAGAACCTGCCGAATTTGTGA
- a CDS encoding efflux RND transporter permease subunit, producing MSFSETFIRRPIATTLLTIGLALAGGVAYFLLPVEALPNIDVPTISVTASLPGASPQTVSTSVTTPLERHLGVIADVDEMTSTSSVGSARITLQFNAKRNIDGAARDVQAAINAARADLPASLRSNPTYRKVNPADQPILILSLTSTTLSPGQIYDSASNILQQKLSTVDGIGQVQIAGGSLPAVRVELNPRALFKYGIGLEDVRAALSAANANAPKGAVEEGTQRYQVYVNDTATKASQYKTLIVAYRNGAAVRLTDVAEVDDSVEDVRNIGMSNNQPAILVLLFRTPGANIIQTVDNVKAVLPQLQAALPPSIHLDIAIDRTGTIHDSLRDVQRSMMVSILLVMFVVYLFLRDGRAAIIPSVAVPLSLIGTFGAMYLLGYTLNNLSLMALTVATGFVVDDAIVVLENVSRHIEGGMSRLEATIAGTREVAFTVLSMSISLVAVFIPILLMGGIVGRYFNEFAMVLTVAITISLIVSLTTTPMLCAILDLHRVGRGQGPLLRLSERAFNAARDFYARTLSVALRIPGWIALVLLVTILANFVLYYYVPKGFFPDEDTGQAFGMIRAGPSISFQLMKQKFAQFMKIVSEDPAVQDVTGTIGGGGGGPRGGATNTGSVFVQLKPLAERGGLTTDQVVARITPKFSAVTGARLFLSGGRDVRVGGRQSSGSYQYTITADTLEELEQWLPKITDAFNDMPEIDQVNSDRGDQGLEIALKIDRSTAARLGVSTSQIDNTLYDAFGQRQVSTIYEDMNQYHVVMEVAPQFWQSPETLKDIYVSTSGGSISGTQASGAVAGTTIVTPTAGAAASATAVAAPTAADVAADLVRNQQANALVNSARGGASTGASVSTRQETMIPLSAVASYGPSTAPLGINHQGPFVVTTFSFELAKGVSLGQATVAIQKKMAEIKVPVSIQGMFAGTAKAFTDSVNSQPVLILSALITIYIVLGVLYESYVHPLTILSTLPSAGVGAVLALFLFHVEFSLIAMIGVILLIGIVKKNAIMMIDFAIQAERHQGLSPRDAIYQACLLRFRPIMMTSFAAILGALPLAFGYGTGSELRQPLGISIVGGLLLSQILTLYTTPVVYLYLDQFRRWCKVYWERFYAWLLGEAPPMAAK from the coding sequence ATGAGCTTCTCCGAGACCTTCATCCGCCGGCCGATCGCCACCACGCTCCTGACCATCGGTCTGGCGCTGGCCGGCGGCGTCGCCTATTTCCTGCTCCCCGTCGAGGCGCTGCCGAACATCGACGTGCCGACGATCTCGGTGACCGCGTCCTTGCCGGGTGCCAGTCCGCAGACGGTGTCGACCAGTGTGACGACGCCGCTGGAGCGGCATCTGGGCGTCATCGCCGATGTCGACGAGATGACCTCGACCAGTTCGGTCGGCTCGGCCCGCATCACGCTGCAGTTCAATGCCAAGCGCAATATCGACGGCGCGGCGCGCGATGTGCAGGCGGCGATCAATGCGGCGCGGGCCGATCTTCCCGCCTCGCTGCGTTCCAACCCGACCTATCGCAAGGTCAATCCGGCCGACCAGCCGATCCTGATCCTATCGCTGACCTCGACCACGCTGTCGCCCGGGCAGATCTACGATTCCGCCTCGAACATCCTGCAGCAAAAGCTCTCCACGGTGGACGGCATAGGCCAGGTGCAGATCGCCGGCGGCTCGCTGCCGGCGGTGCGGGTCGAGCTCAATCCGCGCGCTTTGTTCAAATACGGCATCGGGCTGGAGGACGTGCGCGCCGCGCTGTCGGCCGCCAACGCCAACGCGCCCAAGGGCGCGGTGGAGGAAGGCACGCAGCGCTATCAGGTCTATGTCAACGACACCGCCACCAAGGCCAGCCAGTACAAGACGCTGATCGTCGCCTACCGCAATGGCGCGGCGGTCAGGCTCACCGACGTGGCGGAGGTCGACGACAGCGTCGAGGACGTGCGCAATATCGGCATGTCGAACAACCAGCCGGCCATCCTGGTGCTCCTGTTCCGCACCCCTGGCGCCAACATCATCCAGACCGTCGACAATGTGAAGGCGGTGCTGCCGCAGCTCCAGGCCGCGCTGCCGCCCTCGATCCATCTCGACATCGCGATCGACCGCACCGGCACGATCCACGATTCGCTGCGCGACGTGCAGCGCTCGATGATGGTCTCGATCCTGCTCGTGATGTTCGTCGTCTATCTCTTCCTGCGCGACGGGCGGGCCGCAATCATTCCCTCCGTCGCGGTGCCCCTGTCGCTGATCGGCACCTTCGGGGCGATGTACCTGCTCGGCTACACGCTCAACAACCTGTCGCTGATGGCGCTGACCGTCGCCACCGGCTTCGTGGTGGACGACGCCATCGTGGTGCTGGAGAACGTCTCGCGCCACATCGAAGGCGGCATGTCCCGGCTCGAGGCGACGATCGCCGGCACGCGCGAGGTCGCCTTCACCGTGCTGTCGATGAGCATCTCCCTCGTCGCCGTGTTCATCCCGATCCTGCTGATGGGCGGCATCGTGGGGCGCTATTTCAACGAGTTCGCCATGGTGCTGACCGTGGCCATCACCATCTCGCTGATCGTGTCGCTGACGACCACGCCGATGCTCTGCGCCATCCTCGACCTGCACCGGGTCGGCCGCGGCCAGGGCCCGCTGCTGCGCCTTTCGGAGCGCGCCTTCAACGCGGCGCGCGATTTCTACGCCCGCACGCTTTCGGTTGCCCTGCGGATACCGGGCTGGATCGCGCTTGTCCTGCTGGTCACGATCCTCGCCAATTTCGTCCTCTACTATTACGTGCCCAAGGGCTTCTTCCCGGACGAGGATACCGGCCAGGCGTTCGGCATGATCCGCGCCGGTCCGTCGATCTCGTTCCAGCTGATGAAGCAGAAATTCGCCCAGTTCATGAAGATCGTGAGCGAGGATCCGGCGGTCCAGGACGTCACCGGCACGATCGGCGGCGGCGGCGGCGGACCGCGCGGCGGCGCCACCAACACCGGCAGCGTCTTCGTCCAGTTGAAGCCGCTCGCCGAACGCGGCGGGCTGACGACCGATCAGGTGGTCGCGCGCATCACGCCGAAATTCTCCGCGGTCACCGGGGCGCGGCTGTTCCTGAGCGGCGGCCGCGACGTCCGCGTGGGCGGGCGGCAGAGCAGCGGGTCCTATCAGTACACGATCACCGCCGACACGCTCGAAGAGCTCGAGCAATGGCTGCCCAAGATCACCGACGCCTTCAACGACATGCCCGAGATCGACCAGGTCAATTCCGACCGCGGCGACCAGGGGCTCGAAATCGCGCTCAAGATCGACCGCTCCACCGCGGCCCGGCTCGGCGTCAGCACCTCGCAGATCGATAACACGCTCTACGACGCGTTCGGCCAGCGCCAGGTTTCGACGATCTACGAGGACATGAACCAGTATCACGTGGTCATGGAGGTGGCGCCGCAGTTCTGGCAGAGCCCCGAGACCCTCAAGGACATCTACGTCAGCACTTCCGGCGGCTCGATCAGCGGCACCCAGGCGTCCGGCGCGGTGGCCGGAACCACCATCGTCACGCCGACGGCCGGAGCGGCGGCATCCGCCACCGCCGTCGCGGCGCCGACCGCGGCCGACGTCGCCGCCGATCTGGTGCGCAACCAGCAGGCCAATGCCCTGGTCAACAGCGCGCGCGGCGGCGCCTCGACCGGCGCCTCGGTCTCGACCCGGCAGGAGACGATGATCCCGCTATCGGCGGTGGCGAGCTACGGCCCCTCGACGGCGCCGCTCGGCATCAACCACCAGGGACCTTTCGTGGTCACGACCTTCTCGTTCGAACTCGCCAAGGGCGTATCGCTCGGCCAGGCGACCGTAGCGATCCAGAAGAAGATGGCCGAGATCAAGGTGCCGGTCTCGATCCAGGGCATGTTCGCCGGCACCGCCAAGGCGTTCACCGACTCGGTCAACAGCCAGCCGGTGCTGATCCTCTCCGCCCTGATCACGATCTACATCGTGCTGGGCGTGCTTTATGAGAGCTATGTGCATCCCTTGACGATCCTCTCGACGCTGCCCTCGGCGGGCGTCGGCGCGGTGCTGGCGCTGTTCCTGTTCCATGTCGAGTTCAGCCTGATCGCCATGATCGGCGTCATCCTCCTGATCGGCATCGTGAAGAAGAATGCGATCATGATGATCGACTTCGCCATCCAGGCCGAACGGCACCAGGGACTGAGCCCGCGCGACGCGATCTACCAGGCGTGCCTGCTGCGCTTTCGGCCCATCATGATGACGAGCTTCGCCGCGATCCTGGGCGCGTTGCCGCTCGCTTTCGGCTATGGCACCGGCTCGGAGCTGCGCCAGCCGCTCGGCATCTCGATCGTCGGCGGATTGCTGCTGAGCCAGATCCTGACGCTGTACACGACGCCCGTCGTCTACCTTTACCTCGACCAGTTCCGGCGGTGGTGCAAGGTATACTGGGAGCGGTTCTACGCCTGGCTCCTGGGCGAAGCGCCGCCGATGGCGGCAAAGTGA